TCTCGTCCTCCCAGATCTCGCCGTCGTACTTCCGGATCTTCAGCTCGTTCTTGCCGGAGTAACGGCTCTTGTCCGGGTCCACGATCTTGCGGGAGGACTCGTCCTGCACGGGGCCGAGTCTCTTGTCCCGGACGCCGTCCTTCATCGCGGCGGCCAGCACGAAGGGCTTGAAGGTCGATCCGACCTGGGCACCGGTCGTGTCGGCGTTGTTGGTGAAGTGCTTGGTGGCGTCCTGGCCGCCGTAGATCGCGACGAGCTCGCCGGTCTTCACGTCGACCGAGGCGCCGCCGAACTGGACGTTGGTGTCCGTCTTCGGCCGCTTCTCCGGGTCGATGTGTTCGTCGTAGACCTTCTTGACCGATTCCTCGAGTGCCCTCACCTTCTTCTTGTCGAAGGTGGTGTAGATCTCGAAGCCGCCGCGCTCCAGCTCCTTGGTGCCGATGCCCTCGGTGTTGTTGTTGATGAAGTTCGCCTTGGCCGTGCTGACCAGGTAGCCGATCTGACCGGTCAGCGCCGCGTCCTGCTTGCGCTTCTGGACCTTGGGGAACGTCGTGTACTTGGCACGTTCCTCGGCCGTGATCTTCTTGTCCTTGACCATCTCGTCGAGGATCCAGCTCCACCGCTTGGTGGCACGGTCGAGGTTCTTCTGGGGCGTGGCCTCGGGGTCGATCTCCGGGTAGCCGGCCGGGTCGTAGTACGTCGCGCCCTTCAGCACTGCGGTGAGCAGCGCCGACTCACTGGCGTTGAGGTGCTCGGAGTCCTTGTTGAAGTACGCCCGAGAGGCGGCCTGGATGCCGTAGGCACCACGCCCGTAGTACGCGGTGTTCAGGTAGCCGGCCATGATGGCGGGCTTCTTGGTCTCGTTGCCGACCTTCATGGAGATGAAGAGTTCCTTCACCTTCCGGCTGAGTGTCTGCGACTGGTCGTTGAGGCGGTTGTTCTTCACGTACTGCTGAGTGATCGTCGAACCGCCCTGGGTCTCGCCGCCCTTGGCCATGTTCCACACGGCACGGCCGATACCCATCGGGTCGATGCCCGAGTCGGTCCAGAAGGTCTTGTTCTCGGCCGAGACCACGGCCTCCTGCATGACCCTCGGGATCTGCTCGATGCCGACGATCTGGCGGTTCGTACCACTGCCGGTCGCGACCATGCGCGAGCCGTCGGCCCAGTAGTAGATGTTGTTCTGCGAGACCGCGGTCGCGTCCTCCTTCGGGACGACCACGTTGGAGTACGCGAAGACCGCGCCACCCATCAGCACGCCGACGAACAACAGGAACGTGCCCGTCACGAGCCGCCACGAGGGCATCCAGCGACGCCAGCCGTACTTGTCGTGGCGCGGGTAGTCGATGATCCGCTTCTTGCCCGGCGGACGCCCGCCGGAGCCGCGGCCCGGACCGCTGCCGCGGCCGCCACCACCACCGCCGCGCCGCCCTCCACCGGGACCGGCAGGACCACCAGGGCCCCCGGGGCCGGCTTCGGCCCCCCTTCGGCGGCCACCGCGCTGCGCGGCCCGTCGGGCCTCCGCGCGACCGCCGTAGGGACGCGACTCCTCCCCATGGGAAGAGGGCGGCCCGTACGAGGCCGAAGGGGCCCCCCTACCGACATCCTGGGCCGGGGCCGACCTGCGGCCCACCGGCTGCTGGGCAGCGCGCCGTGCCGCCGCACGGCCACCTGTCGGCGGCTCCTGCGACGGCATTTTGCGACGATGCTCGCTCATCGAACGACTACTCCTCGGGCAGGCGTGTACGCCTGGAAGCGGCAGTTGAGTTCCGGTCCCCCCGAAATGCGCACGGACGGAACCCATCGGAGGCCCCTCCGTACCGCAGCCGGTCACCCGCAGCACTGACGCCCCGCGGCATCGCTTGGTTCCCGGTGGTCTGCATGCCGCACAGACTACGCACGGCCAAAACCCACGTAGGGCCCGAGTTCACCCCAAATCAGGCAACTCGATCGCTGTGAATTGACGATGTGACGCCGGTCACGGCGGTCCCACTTGTCGAGACAGTGCGGCCGTTCTATCGTGCTGATGTATCGAGTCGATACATCAGCACGGCATAAGGGTCCCGGGAAGCGGAGGAGGCGACGGATGAGCAGGCGCTCAGGCATCCTCGAGTTCGCCGTTCTCGGCCTGCTCCGCGAGGCCCCGATGCACGGGTACGAGCTGCGGAAGCGCCTCAACACCTCGCTGGGGGTCTTCCGGGCCTTCAGCTACGGGACGCTGTATCCCTGCCTCAAGACGCTGGTCGCCAACGGCTGGTTGATCGAGGAGCCGGGCAGCGCTCCCGAGGACGCTCTCGCCGCTTCACTCGCAGGACGCCGGGCCAAGATCGTCTACCGGTTGACACCGGAAGGTAAGGAGCACTTCGAGGAGCTCCTCACCCACACCGGCCCCGACGCCTGGGAGGACGAGCACTTCGCCGCCCGCTTCGCCTTCTTCGGTCAGACCGAGCGCGAAGTACGGATGCGGGTGCTCGAAGGCCGTCGCAGCCGGCTGGAGGAGCGTCTGGAGAAGATGCGCGCCTCCCTGGCCCGGACCCGCGAGCGACTCGACGACTACACGCTTGAGCTGCAGCGCCACGGCATGGAGTCCGTGGAGCGCGAGGTGCGCTGGCTGAACGAGCTCATCGAGAGCGAGAGGGCGGGACGGGATCAGCGATCCGGTCCCGACGCCCCCGCTCTGCACGACAACGATTCTGGAGAAACGGGCGGCCTGCCCCGGCACGGGGGCAGTACCCGGCCGGATCCGTCCGACGACACCGCCAAGTGAAACCCTGCGCACAGCAGGGCTTCCACGATCACAACAGGGAGCAACCGGAAATGGGTTCGGTTCGCGTAGCCATCGTCGGCGTGGGCAACTGCGCCGCCTCGCTGGTCCAGGGCGTCGAGTACTACAAGGACGCCGACCCGGCGGCCAAGGTGCCCGGCCTGATGCACGTCCAGTTCGGCGACTACCACGTCGGTGACGTCGAGTTCGTCGCCGCGTTCGACGTCGACGCGAAGAAGGTCGGCCTCGACCTCTCCGACGCCATCGGCGCCAGCGAGAACAACACCATCAAGATCTGCGACGTCCCGAACGCGGGCGTCACGGTTCAGCGTGGTCACACGCTCGACGGTCTCGGTAAGTACTACCGCATGACCATCGAGGAGTCCGCCGAGGAGCCGGTCGACGTCGTCCAGATCCTCAAGGACCGCCAGGTCGACGTTCTCGTCTGCTACCTGCCCGTCGGTTCCGAGGACGCTGCGAAGTTCTACGCGCAGTGCGCCATCGACGCCAAGGTCGCGTTCGTCAACGCTCTCCCGGTCTTCATCGCCGGCACCAAGGAGTGGGCTGACAAGTTCACCGAGGCGGGCGTCCCGATCGTCGGCGACGACATCAAGTCGCAGGTCGGCGCGACCATCACGCACCGCGTGATGGCGAAGCTGTTCGAGGACCGCGGTGTCCGTCTTGAGCGCACCATGCAGCTCAACGTCGGCGGCAACATGGACTTCAAGAACATGCTCGAGCGCGACCGCCTCGAGTCCAAGAAGATCTCGAAGACGCAGGCCGTCACCTCGCAGATCCCGGACCGCGAGATGGGCGAGAAGAACGTCCACATCGGTCCGTCGGACTACGTGGCCTGGCTGGACGACCGCAAGTGGGCGTACGTGCGCCTCGAGGGTCGCGCCTTCGGTGACGTTCCGCTGAACCTGGAGTACAAGCTCGAGGTGTGGGACTCCCCGAACTCCGCGGGTGTCATCATCGACGCCCTGCGCGCCGCGAAGATCGCCAAGGACCGCGGCATCGGCGGCCCCATCCTCTCCGCGTCGAGCTACTTCATGAAGAGCCCGCCGGTTCAGTACTTCGACGACGAGGCCCTGGCCAACGTCGAGAAGTTCATCAAGGGTGAGGTCGAGCGCTAAGCGCCACACGCTTGTCGAAGAGGGTCCCCGCGGCGCTGCCCGGGGGCCCTCTTCGTATGTGAGTCTTGCTGCCATGTCCGTCGTACGTGATCTGCGCGTACTCCTGCGCCTGACGAACTTCCGCCGCCTGCTCGCCGTCCGGCTGCTCTCCCAGTGCGCCGACGGCGTCTACCAGGTGGCCCTGGCCACGTACGTCGTCTTCTCCCCCGAGAAGCAGACCTCGCCCACCGCCATCGCCTCCGCCATGGCCGTGCTCCTGCTCCCGTACTCGCTCGTCGGACCCTTCGCCGGGGTCTTCCTCGACCGCTGGCAGCGCCGACAGGTCTTCCTGTACGGGAACCTCCTGCGGGCCCTGCTCGCCTGCGGGACCGCCGTGCTGGTCGTCGCCTCCGTCCCCGACTGGCTCTTCTACGCCTCCGCGCTCTCCGTCACGGCGGTCAATCGCTTCGTGCTCGCGGGCCTCTCGGCCGCGCTCCCCCGCGTCGTCGACGAGGAACGGCTGGTCGTGGCGAACTCGCTCTCCCCTACGGCCGGCACCCTCGCCGCCACGCTCGGAGGCGGTCTGGCCTTCGGCGTCCGGCTGATCGCGGACGACTCCGACGCGGTCGTGGTGGCCTTCGGCGCGGCTCTCTACCTCCTGTCCGCCCTCGCCTCCCTGCGGATGCCCCGGGGGCTCCTCGGACCCGATCCGGAGCTCGTTCCCCAGCGGCTCACCTCCTCGCTGGCCTCCACGGCCCGGGGACTGGCCGAAGGGCTGCGGCACCTGGCCGAGCGTCGGCCCGCCGCCAGGGCGCTGACCGCGGTGGCCCTGATGCGCTTCTGCTACGGCGCCCTGCTCGTCACCGTCCTGATGCTCAGCCGCTACGCCTGGAGCACCACGGAGTCCGAAGGCCTGGGCCTCCTGGGGATCGCCGTCGCCGCTTCGGGGGCCGGGTTCTTCGCAGCGGCCGTCCTCTCCCCCTGGGCGGTGGGACGACTGGGCCCCTTCGGCTGGATGACCCTGTGCGCGGGGCTCGCCGCCGTCCTGGTGCCGACGCTCGGCCTGTTCTTCGACCCCGCGCCCTTCCTCGTCGCCGCTTTCGTCCTCGGGCTCATCACCCAGGGAGCCAAGATCGCGACGGACACGGTGGTGCAGACGACCGTGGACGACGCCTACCGAGGCCGGGTGTTCTCCCTCTACGACGTGCTGTTCAACGTCGCCTTCGTCGGGGCAGCGGGCATCGCGGCGCTGATGCTGCCGCCGGACGGCCGCTCCCCCCTGCTTGTCGTCCTCGTGGCAGCGGTCTACGCGGCGATCGCGCTGGCGCTGCGAAAGGAACGCACGGAGGGGTGATGTTTCACGTGAAACACCACCCCTCTGCGGCATCGCCGCCTCGGTCACGATCGGGTGGGTGTTTCACGTGAAACACCTACCCGATCTCCCCGACTCGTCTCAGCCGCGCGCCGCCCACCACTCCTTGAGTGCGGCGATCGCCTGGTCGTGCTCCATCGGGCCGTTCTCCAGCCGGAGCTCCAGCAGGAACTTGTACGCCTGACCGATGGCCGGACCGGGTCCGATACCGAGGATCTCCTGGATCTGGTTGCCGTCCAGGTCAGGACGGATCGCGTCCAGCTCCTCCTGCTCCTGAAGCTGGGCGATGCGCTCCTCCAGGCCGTCATAGGTGCGGGAGAGCGCCGACGCCTTGCGCTTGTTACGGGTGGTGCAGTCCGAACGGGTCAGCTTGTGCAGCCGCGAGAGCAGCGGTCCCGCGTCGCGGACATAGCGGCGCACCGCCGAGTCGGTCCACTCGCCGTCCCCGTAGCCGTGGAAGCGGAGGTGCAGCTCGACCAGCCGCGAGACATCCTTGATCATCTCGTTGGAGTACTTCAGTGCGGTCATGCGCTTCTTGGTCATCTTCGCGCCCACCACCTCATGGTGGTGGAACGAGACCCGGCCGTCCTTCTCGAAGCGACGGGTGCGCGGCTTGCCGATGTCGTGGAGCAGGGCCGCGAGGCGCAACACCAGGTCGGGGCCGTCCTCCTCCAGGTCGATCGCCTGCTCGAGCACGGTCAGCGAGTGCTCGTAGACGTCCTTGTGCCGGTGGTGTTCGTCGCTCTCCAGACGCAGCGCGGGCAGCTCGGGCATGACGTGGTCGGCGAGACCCGTGTCCACGAGCAGGCCGAGGCCCTTCCGGGGGTGGGCCGAGAGCAGCAGCTTGTTGAACTCTTCCCTGACCCGCTCGGCGGAGACGATCTCGATCCGGCCGGACATCTCGCGCATGGCCGTGACGACCTCGGGTGCCACCTCGAAGTCCAGCTGGGCGGCGAACCGCGCGGCCCGCATCATGCGCAGGGGGTCGTCGGAGAAGGACTCCTCGGGCGTGCCCGGCGTCCGCAAAACCCGGGCGGCAAGGTCTTCCAGGCCGCCGTACGGGTCGATGAACTCCTTCTCGGGGAGGGCCACGGCCATGGCGTTGACGGTGAAGTCACGCCGGACGAGGTCCTGGTCGATGGAGTCGCCGTAGGAGACCTCGGGCTTCCGCGAGGTCCGGTCGTACGCCTCGGAGCGGTACGTCGTGACTTCGATCTCAAAGCGCTGATCAACATCTCCGACGCGGGCGTCCTTCTGGCAGCCGACTGTCCCGAAGGCGATCCCGACCTCCCAGACGGCGTCGGCCCACGGGCGGACGATCTTCAGGACGTCCTCGGGGCGGGCGTCGGTGGTGAAGTCCAGGTCGTTGCCGAGCCGGCCGAGCAGGGCATCCCGTACCGAGCCGCCGACCAGCGCGAGGCTGAACCCGGCCTCCTGGAAACGGCGGGCAAGGTCGTCGGCGACAGGGGACACACGCAGCAGTTCGCTGACCGCGCGTCGTTGCACCTGGCTCAGTGCGGTCGGGGTCTCTTCGTTGGCGTTCGGCACAACAGAAAAGGGTACGTGCCCCGGTCCACCGCGACGTCCTCGTTTTCCCGCGGAACGGGCACGCGGCCCCATCGGCTGGAGCAGTCCCCGGCACTTGCCCCCAGCGTGCCTCGTTACCATGCCTGGACACAGCAACCGGGAACCATCGACACCACTGGC
The sequence above is a segment of the Streptomyces sp. NBC_01255 genome. Coding sequences within it:
- a CDS encoding MFS transporter, which translates into the protein MSVVRDLRVLLRLTNFRRLLAVRLLSQCADGVYQVALATYVVFSPEKQTSPTAIASAMAVLLLPYSLVGPFAGVFLDRWQRRQVFLYGNLLRALLACGTAVLVVASVPDWLFYASALSVTAVNRFVLAGLSAALPRVVDEERLVVANSLSPTAGTLAATLGGGLAFGVRLIADDSDAVVVAFGAALYLLSALASLRMPRGLLGPDPELVPQRLTSSLASTARGLAEGLRHLAERRPAARALTAVALMRFCYGALLVTVLMLSRYAWSTTESEGLGLLGIAVAASGAGFFAAAVLSPWAVGRLGPFGWMTLCAGLAAVLVPTLGLFFDPAPFLVAAFVLGLITQGAKIATDTVVQTTVDDAYRGRVFSLYDVLFNVAFVGAAGIAALMLPPDGRSPLLVVLVAAVYAAIALALRKERTEG
- a CDS encoding PadR family transcriptional regulator, with the translated sequence MSRRSGILEFAVLGLLREAPMHGYELRKRLNTSLGVFRAFSYGTLYPCLKTLVANGWLIEEPGSAPEDALAASLAGRRAKIVYRLTPEGKEHFEELLTHTGPDAWEDEHFAARFAFFGQTEREVRMRVLEGRRSRLEERLEKMRASLARTRERLDDYTLELQRHGMESVEREVRWLNELIESERAGRDQRSGPDAPALHDNDSGETGGLPRHGGSTRPDPSDDTAK
- a CDS encoding transglycosylase domain-containing protein; this translates as MSEHRRKMPSQEPPTGGRAAARRAAQQPVGRRSAPAQDVGRGAPSASYGPPSSHGEESRPYGGRAEARRAAQRGGRRRGAEAGPGGPGGPAGPGGGRRGGGGGGRGSGPGRGSGGRPPGKKRIIDYPRHDKYGWRRWMPSWRLVTGTFLLFVGVLMGGAVFAYSNVVVPKEDATAVSQNNIYYWADGSRMVATGSGTNRQIVGIEQIPRVMQEAVVSAENKTFWTDSGIDPMGIGRAVWNMAKGGETQGGSTITQQYVKNNRLNDQSQTLSRKVKELFISMKVGNETKKPAIMAGYLNTAYYGRGAYGIQAASRAYFNKDSEHLNASESALLTAVLKGATYYDPAGYPEIDPEATPQKNLDRATKRWSWILDEMVKDKKITAEERAKYTTFPKVQKRKQDAALTGQIGYLVSTAKANFINNNTEGIGTKELERGGFEIYTTFDKKKVRALEESVKKVYDEHIDPEKRPKTDTNVQFGGASVDVKTGELVAIYGGQDATKHFTNNADTTGAQVGSTFKPFVLAAAMKDGVRDKRLGPVQDESSRKIVDPDKSRYSGKNELKIRKYDGEIWEDEKGEGWLQTNDGDESYGSMTLRRAMIKSANSPYVQLGMDIGIDKVRDAAVRAGLREDSLVKGEVPSFSLGISSPSAIRMAGAYATFANNGEQNEPFSVTKVVKGGKTIYTHKGKTEQAFSSAIASNVTDVLRSVVEDPEGTGRKAAIPGRAVAGKTGTTDGNKSAWFVGYTPQLSTAIDMYRFDDDETKKNREFEKMYGTGNRDTIHGSSFPSQIWNDYMTDAVAGMPDVKFPEPEKLENAEPVFGGGATSPTPSPTPTPTPTETSATPTTTAPTTTPPATPTTTPPTTPTKSPKPGKTTCTVFDWDCNDPGGDPGGNTGEPTTTAPTTTEAPTPTGSATTEDPGNGNGGPGGGGGGDGDGAWTP
- a CDS encoding CCA tRNA nucleotidyltransferase, giving the protein MPNANEETPTALSQVQRRAVSELLRVSPVADDLARRFQEAGFSLALVGGSVRDALLGRLGNDLDFTTDARPEDVLKIVRPWADAVWEVGIAFGTVGCQKDARVGDVDQRFEIEVTTYRSEAYDRTSRKPEVSYGDSIDQDLVRRDFTVNAMAVALPEKEFIDPYGGLEDLAARVLRTPGTPEESFSDDPLRMMRAARFAAQLDFEVAPEVVTAMREMSGRIEIVSAERVREEFNKLLLSAHPRKGLGLLVDTGLADHVMPELPALRLESDEHHRHKDVYEHSLTVLEQAIDLEEDGPDLVLRLAALLHDIGKPRTRRFEKDGRVSFHHHEVVGAKMTKKRMTALKYSNEMIKDVSRLVELHLRFHGYGDGEWTDSAVRRYVRDAGPLLSRLHKLTRSDCTTRNKRKASALSRTYDGLEERIAQLQEQEELDAIRPDLDGNQIQEILGIGPGPAIGQAYKFLLELRLENGPMEHDQAIAALKEWWAARG
- a CDS encoding inositol-3-phosphate synthase — its product is MGSVRVAIVGVGNCAASLVQGVEYYKDADPAAKVPGLMHVQFGDYHVGDVEFVAAFDVDAKKVGLDLSDAIGASENNTIKICDVPNAGVTVQRGHTLDGLGKYYRMTIEESAEEPVDVVQILKDRQVDVLVCYLPVGSEDAAKFYAQCAIDAKVAFVNALPVFIAGTKEWADKFTEAGVPIVGDDIKSQVGATITHRVMAKLFEDRGVRLERTMQLNVGGNMDFKNMLERDRLESKKISKTQAVTSQIPDREMGEKNVHIGPSDYVAWLDDRKWAYVRLEGRAFGDVPLNLEYKLEVWDSPNSAGVIIDALRAAKIAKDRGIGGPILSASSYFMKSPPVQYFDDEALANVEKFIKGEVER